The following proteins come from a genomic window of Meles meles chromosome 1, mMelMel3.1 paternal haplotype, whole genome shotgun sequence:
- the LOC123940622 gene encoding 60S ribosomal protein L39-like, translating into MSSHKTFRIKRFLAKKQKQNRPIPQWIRMKTDNKIRYNSKRRHWRRTKLGL; encoded by the coding sequence ATGTCTTCTCACAAGACTTTCAGGATCAAGCGATTCCtggccaagaaacaaaagcagaatcgtCCCATTCCCCAGTGGATTCGGATGAAAACTGATAATAAAATCAGGTACAACTCCAAGAGGAGGCACTGGAGGAGAACCAAGCTGGGTCTCTAA